From one Agathobaculum sp. NTUH-O15-33 genomic stretch:
- a CDS encoding peptidylprolyl isomerase: MNNPIVTIEMENGGIIRAELYPEVAPNTVRNFISLAQKGFYDGVIFHRVIPGFMIQGGDPEGTGAGGPGYEIRGEFTGNGFQNDLKHSRGVLSMARTMVPDSAGSQFFIMTSDAPHLDGQYASFGMVIEGMEVADAIVSTARDWNDRPREDQRMKTVTVETWGATFDPPETL; encoded by the coding sequence ATGAACAATCCTATCGTTACGATCGAAATGGAAAACGGCGGCATTATTCGCGCCGAACTTTATCCCGAAGTCGCGCCCAACACGGTGCGCAACTTTATTTCTCTGGCCCAAAAGGGCTTTTATGACGGCGTGATCTTCCACCGCGTCATTCCCGGCTTTATGATCCAAGGCGGCGACCCCGAAGGCACCGGCGCGGGCGGCCCGGGCTACGAGATCCGCGGCGAATTCACCGGCAACGGTTTCCAGAACGATCTCAAGCACAGCCGCGGCGTTTTATCTATGGCGCGCACCATGGTGCCCGATTCCGCCGGCAGCCAGTTCTTTATCATGACCTCGGACGCGCCGCATCTGGATGGCCAGTACGCCTCCTTCGGCATGGTGATCGAAGGCATGGAAGTGGCCGACGCGATCGTGTCCACCGCGCGCGACTGGAACGACCGTCCGCGCGAGGATCAGCGCATGAAGACCGTGACGGTGGAAACTTGGGGCGCTACGTTCGATCCTCCCGAAACCCTGTAA
- a CDS encoding ClpP family protease, giving the protein MAEELENIEAPEQNSIAQTGSITAHTSRGTVHCITIIGQIEGHMELPSQNKTTKYEHLIPQITAVEQAEEIDGLLILLNTVGGDVEAGLAIAELIAGMEKPTVSLVLGGGHSIGVPLAVAAKKSLIASSAAMTIHPVRMNGTIIAVPQAFEYLAKIQERIVDFITSHSHISASVLQDLMRETGQLTSDIGTVISGEQAVQFGLIDEVGTLKDALQALYDQIEERKKEKEAEAPSQS; this is encoded by the coding sequence ATGGCGGAAGAATTAGAGAATATAGAAGCACCGGAACAAAATAGTATTGCACAGACCGGCTCCATCACCGCGCACACCTCGCGCGGCACGGTGCACTGCATCACGATTATCGGACAGATCGAGGGACACATGGAGCTGCCCTCGCAGAACAAAACGACCAAATACGAGCACCTGATCCCGCAGATCACGGCGGTGGAGCAGGCGGAAGAGATCGACGGCCTGCTGATTTTGCTGAACACGGTGGGCGGCGACGTGGAGGCCGGGCTGGCGATTGCGGAGCTGATCGCGGGCATGGAAAAGCCCACGGTTTCGCTGGTGCTGGGCGGCGGTCACTCAATCGGCGTGCCGCTCGCGGTGGCGGCGAAAAAAAGCCTGATCGCCTCTTCGGCGGCCATGACCATTCACCCGGTGCGCATGAACGGCACCATTATCGCGGTGCCGCAGGCCTTTGAGTACTTGGCCAAAATTCAGGAGCGGATCGTGGACTTTATCACCTCGCACTCGCACATTTCGGCGAGCGTATTGCAGGACCTGATGCGCGAGACCGGCCAACTGACGAGCGATATCGGTACGGTGATATCGGGCGAACAGGCGGTGCAATTCGGCCTGATCGACGAGGTAGGCACGCTGAAAGACGCGTTGCAAGCGCTTTATGATCAGATAGAGGAAAGAAAAAAAGAGAAGGAAGCCGAAGCCCCTTCTCAGTCATAA
- a CDS encoding helix-turn-helix domain-containing protein: MAKKLVPDNLAQNIGKRIRQCRDAAGLTQDQLAEILGKDAKYISVIENGKKKVQIDTFVSICNALQVDYTYIITGNPTNFKSKEIQDKLLQLTERQFNASMEIIDTFLSKD, encoded by the coding sequence TTGGCAAAAAAATTAGTGCCTGATAATCTTGCGCAGAATATTGGAAAACGTATACGCCAGTGTCGAGATGCAGCCGGATTAACACAGGATCAGTTAGCTGAAATACTTGGCAAAGATGCGAAATACATTTCAGTCATTGAAAATGGAAAAAAGAAGGTTCAAATTGACACCTTCGTAAGTATTTGCAATGCTCTTCAAGTTGATTATACCTATATTATCACAGGGAATCCTACCAATTTTAAAAGCAAAGAGATACAAGATAAGCTTTTACAGCTGACCGAACGACAATTTAATGCTTCTATGGAGATAATTGATACTTTTCTCAGCAAGGATTGA
- a CDS encoding helix-turn-helix domain-containing protein: protein MIGEILQELRKDRHLEQAELAEAFGVSRSTISSYEVGRTEPPIEILCKYASFFNVSLDYICEMTRDLPNTYSAGTQFELENKEIYPLSDFVKAMNFLSLPKRSHLIQHLNYLTQLELYEKKNKKPPKSK, encoded by the coding sequence GTGATTGGCGAAATTTTACAAGAGCTACGAAAGGATCGACACTTAGAACAAGCCGAGCTTGCGGAGGCTTTTGGTGTAAGTCGGTCTACTATTAGCTCATATGAAGTGGGCCGAACAGAACCCCCAATTGAAATATTATGTAAATACGCATCATTTTTTAATGTTTCTCTGGACTATATATGTGAAATGACACGTGACCTTCCTAATACATACTCGGCAGGTACACAATTTGAGCTGGAAAATAAGGAAATCTATCCTTTAAGTGATTTTGTGAAAGCCATGAATTTTCTGTCTTTGCCAAAGCGAAGTCATTTGATTCAACACTTAAACTACTTGACGCAACTAGAGTTGTACGAAAAAAAGAATAAAAAGCCGCCTAAAAGCAAGTAA
- a CDS encoding helix-turn-helix domain-containing protein has protein sequence MSNEKKKLAVEVGQRIGFLRQKVGMTQEQLAEKIETNAKYITVLESGNKVMRIDTFVNICNALNADYSYLLTGNELLQQSKQLQQRLEKLSTDEYAALIAFLDAITKDR, from the coding sequence ATGTCCAATGAAAAGAAAAAGCTTGCAGTCGAAGTGGGGCAACGAATTGGTTTCCTTCGGCAGAAAGTCGGCATGACGCAGGAGCAACTGGCGGAAAAAATTGAAACAAATGCTAAGTATATTACTGTTCTTGAATCCGGAAATAAAGTTATGCGCATAGATACTTTCGTAAACATTTGTAACGCGCTCAATGCTGATTATTCGTATTTACTCACAGGAAATGAGCTATTACAACAGAGCAAACAGTTACAGCAAAGGCTAGAAAAGCTATCTACAGACGAATATGCGGCGTTAATCGCCTTTCTCGATGCCATTACAAAGGATAGGTAG
- a CDS encoding helix-turn-helix transcriptional regulator — protein sequence MNYSRLKDLRIYEDLSQQKIADMIQCHLHSYRNYENKSWDTMPLSKALVLAKFYNVSIRYLFCETEVSEKYAIQQNEITKRMRYMRKKNGFNQEEMAAKLFCSTLTYKRYEADALDMPMGPVISLARIYHITPDFLIGEGNILEF from the coding sequence ATGAATTATAGCAGATTAAAAGATTTAAGAATATACGAGGATCTATCACAGCAAAAAATTGCTGATATGATACAATGTCATCTTCATTCCTATCGTAACTACGAGAATAAATCATGGGATACTATGCCTTTGTCCAAGGCGCTGGTTTTAGCCAAATTTTATAATGTTTCAATACGCTATTTATTTTGCGAAACAGAGGTATCGGAAAAGTATGCTATTCAGCAAAACGAAATAACAAAACGGATGCGATATATGCGAAAAAAGAATGGATTTAATCAAGAAGAGATGGCTGCTAAGTTATTTTGCAGCACCTTAACTTACAAACGGTATGAAGCAGACGCACTTGATATGCCAATGGGCCCTGTAATATCGCTTGCCCGCATATATCACATCACGCCTGACTTTCTAATTGGGGAAGGAAATATTCTTGAATTTTGA
- a CDS encoding DMT family transporter: MKLKNSLLLLLTATIWGVAFVAQSVGMEHVGPFTFVCARSVIGGLALLPVIAVLRQTGTNPKQTREEGRKARRALLLGGVCCGAVLCFASVFQQVGILYTTVGKAGFLTACYILIVPLIGLLFGRRCGAKVWCGVGLALVGLYLLCIKDGFSISLGDGLVLICALLFSLHILVIDHFSPKVDCVKMSCIQFFVCAGFAAVGMLVFEQPSWEQLLAAWAPVLYAGLLSSGVGYTLQIVGQKGMNPAVASLIMSLESVISVLAGWLILGQTLSVRELFGCVLMFAAIVLAQLPERIGGARRAAASD; the protein is encoded by the coding sequence ATGAAGTTAAAAAATTCACTGTTATTGTTACTGACCGCCACCATTTGGGGCGTTGCCTTTGTGGCGCAGAGCGTGGGCATGGAGCACGTCGGCCCGTTTACGTTTGTGTGCGCGCGTTCGGTCATCGGCGGGCTTGCGCTTTTACCGGTGATCGCCGTGCTGCGCCAAACGGGAACAAATCCCAAGCAAACGCGGGAGGAAGGGCGAAAAGCCCGCCGGGCGCTGCTGCTCGGCGGCGTGTGCTGCGGCGCGGTGCTGTGCTTTGCCAGCGTGTTTCAGCAGGTCGGCATCTTGTACACCACGGTAGGCAAAGCGGGCTTTCTAACCGCGTGCTATATCCTGATCGTGCCGCTGATCGGCCTGCTGTTTGGCCGCCGGTGCGGCGCAAAGGTGTGGTGCGGGGTGGGGCTGGCGCTCGTTGGCCTGTACCTGCTCTGCATCAAGGATGGGTTCTCCATCAGCTTGGGGGACGGCTTGGTGCTGATCTGCGCGCTGCTGTTTTCGCTGCATATTCTGGTCATCGACCATTTTTCGCCCAAGGTGGATTGCGTTAAAATGTCGTGCATCCAGTTTTTTGTGTGCGCGGGTTTTGCCGCCGTCGGCATGCTGGTGTTCGAGCAGCCCTCGTGGGAGCAGCTCCTCGCGGCGTGGGCGCCTGTTTTGTACGCGGGCCTGCTGTCCAGCGGCGTGGGCTATACGCTGCAGATCGTCGGGCAAAAGGGCATGAACCCGGCCGTGGCCTCGCTCATCATGAGTCTGGAATCGGTGATTTCCGTTTTGGCGGGTTGGCTGATTTTGGGGCAGACTCTGAGCGTGCGCGAGCTGTTTGGGTGCGTGCTCATGTTTGCCGCCATCGTTCTGGCGCAGCTGCCGGAACGGATAGGCGGCGCGCGGCGCGCGGCGGCGAGCGACTAA
- a CDS encoding glycogen/starch/alpha-glucan phosphorylase, whose product MNERTKAVKAAMNFALKTDYHKTLATATPAELHTALSRSLVGVITDDWQKSREQHLNARHALYFSAEFLVGRAIFNNLLCLGLTKEVDEMMRAEGVSLADLEQVEDAALGNGGLGRLAACYLDSAATLELPLDGYGIRYRYGLFKQQIDNGFQKEVPDDWTKYGDPWSIRREDETVLIEYGCRTVRAVPYDMPVLGYGTDHIGTLRLWQAEPVEPFDFVRFNNQDYDGSVAEKNRAEDISRVLYPNDSGDEGKVLRLEQEYFFSSASLQDMLRQYKKRHGNDFSQFAALHAVQLNDTHPVLAIPELVRLLMQEGLDFEAAFAITRGVFSYTNHTVMPEALETLPRHLLERAVPGLYPIIEKIDGKLRQELSEKGVPGDVVGRLSITRDNCAHMADLAVFAGRYVNGVARLHTEILKNRVLRDWYSVYPERFQNKTNGVTQRRWLALCNPELAALLTRLLGSDRWLTDLSALTELTRYENDEAVMREFLAIKRTRRGEFADWLQKTHGITVDPTRLFDVQIKRIHEYKRQFLNILAVLELYYEIKEGQLNDFKPTTYFFAGKSAPGYRRAKAIIKLIGEVARVIENDPQVRQKLRVVFVPNYNVSCAEYMVAAADVSEQISTAGTEASGTGNMKLMANGSVTLGTLDGANVEIVEEAGESNNYIFGAHVEEINDRANDYNPHGIYESDGRVHRVMDALVNGTLNDGGSGDFRELYDSILHGADWQRPDQYYLMLDFGRYLDAKKQVNRDAQDELAFAKKGWHNICMCGKFSSDRAIAEYARDIWQIEKVK is encoded by the coding sequence ATGAATGAACGAACCAAAGCCGTAAAGGCAGCGATGAATTTCGCGCTCAAGACCGATTATCACAAGACCCTTGCGACCGCCACCCCGGCGGAGCTGCACACGGCGCTGTCGCGCTCGCTGGTGGGCGTGATCACGGATGATTGGCAGAAGAGCCGCGAGCAGCATTTAAACGCGCGCCACGCGCTTTACTTTTCCGCGGAGTTTTTGGTGGGCCGCGCGATCTTCAATAACCTGCTCTGCCTCGGCCTGACGAAAGAGGTCGACGAGATGATGCGGGCCGAGGGCGTATCCCTCGCCGATCTGGAACAGGTAGAGGACGCCGCGCTCGGCAACGGCGGCCTTGGCCGCTTGGCCGCGTGCTATTTGGATTCCGCCGCCACGCTGGAACTGCCGCTGGACGGCTACGGCATCCGCTACCGTTACGGCCTGTTTAAGCAGCAGATCGATAACGGCTTCCAAAAGGAAGTGCCGGACGATTGGACCAAATACGGCGATCCGTGGTCGATCCGCCGCGAGGATGAGACGGTTTTGATCGAATACGGCTGCCGCACCGTGCGCGCCGTGCCGTATGATATGCCGGTTTTGGGCTACGGCACGGATCACATCGGCACGCTGCGCCTGTGGCAGGCCGAGCCGGTGGAGCCGTTCGATTTTGTCCGCTTCAACAATCAGGATTACGACGGCTCGGTCGCGGAAAAGAACCGCGCGGAGGATATCTCCCGCGTGCTTTACCCGAACGATTCGGGTGACGAGGGCAAGGTGCTCCGTCTGGAGCAGGAGTATTTCTTCTCCTCCGCGTCCTTGCAGGATATGCTGCGGCAGTATAAGAAGCGGCACGGAAACGATTTTTCGCAGTTTGCCGCCCTGCACGCCGTACAGCTCAACGATACGCACCCCGTGCTTGCCATTCCCGAACTGGTGCGCCTGCTGATGCAGGAAGGGCTGGATTTTGAAGCCGCCTTCGCGATTACGCGCGGCGTTTTCTCCTACACCAACCACACCGTTATGCCCGAAGCGCTGGAAACCTTACCGCGCCATTTGCTGGAACGCGCCGTGCCCGGCCTGTACCCGATCATTGAGAAGATCGACGGCAAGCTGCGGCAGGAGCTTTCGGAAAAAGGCGTGCCCGGCGATGTGGTGGGCCGCCTGTCTATTACCCGGGACAACTGCGCCCACATGGCCGATTTGGCCGTGTTCGCGGGCCGCTATGTCAACGGCGTGGCGCGCCTGCATACCGAGATTCTCAAAAACCGCGTGCTGCGCGATTGGTATTCCGTCTATCCCGAGCGCTTCCAGAACAAGACCAACGGCGTGACCCAGCGGCGCTGGCTTGCCCTGTGCAACCCGGAACTCGCCGCGCTGCTCACCCGCTTGCTCGGTTCCGACCGGTGGCTGACCGACCTTTCCGCCCTAACCGAGCTGACGCGTTATGAGAACGACGAAGCCGTGATGCGCGAATTCCTTGCCATTAAGCGCACCCGCCGCGGCGAATTTGCCGATTGGCTGCAAAAGACGCACGGCATCACCGTCGACCCGACCCGCCTGTTTGATGTGCAGATCAAGCGCATCCATGAGTATAAGCGCCAGTTCCTGAACATTTTGGCTGTTTTGGAGCTGTATTACGAGATCAAGGAAGGCCAGCTAAACGATTTTAAGCCCACCACCTATTTCTTCGCGGGCAAATCGGCCCCGGGCTACCGCCGCGCCAAGGCGATTATCAAGCTGATCGGCGAGGTGGCCCGCGTGATAGAAAACGATCCGCAGGTGCGGCAAAAGCTGCGCGTCGTCTTTGTGCCCAACTATAATGTTTCCTGCGCGGAGTATATGGTCGCGGCGGCCGATGTTTCCGAGCAGATATCCACCGCGGGCACCGAAGCCAGCGGCACCGGCAACATGAAGTTGATGGCGAACGGCTCGGTCACGCTCGGCACGCTGGACGGCGCGAACGTCGAGATCGTCGAGGAAGCGGGCGAAAGCAACAACTACATTTTCGGCGCGCATGTGGAAGAAATAAACGACCGCGCGAACGATTACAATCCCCACGGCATTTACGAATCCGACGGCCGCGTGCACCGCGTGATGGACGCGCTCGTCAACGGCACGCTGAACGACGGCGGCTCTGGCGATTTCCGCGAGCTGTACGATTCGATCCTGCACGGCGCGGACTGGCAGCGCCCGGACCAGTATTATCTTATGCTGGACTTTGGCCGCTATCTGGATGCGAAGAAGCAGGTCAACCGCGACGCGCAGGATGAGCTTGCCTTTGCGAAAAAGGGCTGGCACAACATCTGCATGTGCGGCAAATTCTCTTCCGACCGCGCAATCGCGGAATACGCGCGCGATATCTGGCAGATTGAAAAGGTAAAATAA
- a CDS encoding phasin family protein has protein sequence MMEKLSDDLKKIFLAGVGAVSVTAEKSGELIDKLVEKGQLTVEQGKVLNEELKHTAKEKVKSALDIDDSAEGIAARMDKMTPEELAVLRAKLDALQGGDASKEG, from the coding sequence ATGATGGAAAAGTTAAGCGACGACTTAAAGAAGATCTTCTTGGCCGGCGTGGGCGCGGTCAGCGTGACGGCGGAAAAGTCTGGCGAACTCATCGATAAGCTTGTCGAAAAGGGCCAGCTTACCGTGGAGCAGGGCAAGGTGCTCAACGAGGAGCTCAAGCACACCGCCAAGGAAAAGGTGAAAAGCGCGCTCGATATCGACGACAGCGCCGAAGGCATAGCTGCCCGTATGGACAAAATGACGCCCGAGGAGCTTGCCGTCCTGCGCGCAAAGCTCGATGCACTCCAAGGCGGGGACGCATCCAAGGAAGGGTAA
- a CDS encoding ABC1 kinase family protein, with the protein MDEKKTGRGSRLGEILSVLRRNDVMHGLDPKKLRTILEELGPTFIKLGQILSMRADLIPRKYCDELENLRTEVTPMPFEEVEAVVTEEYGAALTDLFSSFDAKALGSASMAQVHKAVLKSSGETVAVKVQRRGIFETMQRDMQLLRRAAGMLKAVTGEGMLDDLLTILNEMWVAALEEMDFIIEAEHMERFARDNEGIVYTGCPVVKRNLTTRRILVMEYIDGIPINDLDALNSAGYDPEEIGAKLAESYARQVLDNGFFHADPHPGNLFVRGGKIEWLDLGMMGELTGRDRQLFGKLIFAFVSGDVYALKDAALLLGVQRGEIDHAALYGDIDLLLSKYGTAAFAEIDLGEALRDLTDIFNRYHLGLSPGLSMLARGVMTIEGVLSRVSPSINFIQIFSGHMTEAGFEREGLAHELREQGMRLLHTLHKAVDIPSYMADVLKMTVKGQTKVNLELTGSEEPLRRIDRMVDKLILAIITTGLLVGSSLICTTDMKGKLFGIPALGAVGYLLAILLGLRLLYDIARKR; encoded by the coding sequence ATGGACGAGAAAAAAACCGGCCGTGGATCGCGCCTCGGCGAGATCCTGTCGGTTCTGCGCCGGAACGACGTCATGCACGGGCTGGACCCCAAAAAGCTGCGCACGATCTTGGAGGAGCTTGGCCCCACCTTTATCAAGCTGGGGCAGATCCTGTCCATGCGCGCCGACCTGATCCCGCGCAAATATTGCGACGAGCTGGAAAACCTGCGCACCGAAGTAACCCCCATGCCCTTTGAAGAGGTGGAGGCCGTGGTGACCGAGGAATACGGCGCCGCGCTTACCGACCTATTTTCCTCGTTCGACGCAAAGGCCTTGGGCTCGGCCTCCATGGCGCAGGTGCACAAGGCCGTGCTGAAAAGCAGCGGCGAAACCGTGGCCGTCAAAGTGCAGCGGCGCGGGATTTTTGAGACCATGCAGCGCGACATGCAGCTGCTGCGCCGCGCCGCGGGCATGCTCAAGGCCGTCACGGGCGAGGGCATGCTGGACGATCTGCTTACGATCTTAAACGAAATGTGGGTCGCCGCGCTGGAGGAAATGGATTTTATCATAGAGGCCGAACATATGGAGCGCTTTGCGCGCGATAACGAGGGCATTGTTTACACCGGCTGCCCGGTGGTAAAGCGCAACCTGACCACGCGGCGCATTCTGGTGATGGAGTATATCGACGGCATTCCGATCAACGATCTGGATGCGCTTAATAGCGCCGGGTACGATCCGGAGGAGATCGGCGCCAAGCTGGCCGAAAGCTATGCCCGGCAGGTGCTGGACAACGGTTTTTTCCACGCCGACCCGCACCCGGGCAACTTATTTGTGCGCGGCGGTAAAATAGAATGGCTCGATCTGGGCATGATGGGCGAACTGACCGGCCGCGACCGGCAGCTGTTCGGCAAGCTGATCTTCGCCTTTGTTTCGGGCGATGTGTACGCCCTCAAGGACGCGGCGCTGCTGCTCGGCGTGCAGCGCGGCGAGATCGACCACGCGGCGCTGTACGGCGATATCGACCTGCTGCTTTCCAAGTACGGCACGGCGGCCTTCGCGGAGATCGATCTGGGCGAAGCCTTGCGCGACCTGACCGATATTTTCAACCGCTACCATCTGGGCCTGTCGCCCGGCCTGAGCATGCTCGCGCGCGGCGTGATGACGATCGAAGGGGTATTGAGCCGCGTCAGCCCGTCGATCAATTTTATTCAGATCTTCTCCGGCCATATGACGGAGGCCGGCTTTGAACGGGAGGGCCTCGCGCACGAGCTGCGCGAGCAGGGCATGCGCCTGCTTCACACGCTGCACAAGGCCGTGGATATCCCTTCTTATATGGCGGATGTGCTGAAAATGACGGTCAAGGGCCAGACCAAGGTCAATCTTGAGCTGACCGGCTCGGAGGAGCCGCTCCGCCGCATTGACCGCATGGTGGACAAGCTGATCCTCGCGATCATCACCACCGGCCTGCTGGTCGGCTCCAGCCTGATCTGCACGACCGATATGAAGGGCAAGCTGTTCGGCATTCCCGCCCTCGGCGCGGTGGGCTATCTGCTCGCCATCCTGCTCGGCCTGCGCCTTTTATACGATATCGCACGGAAACGGTAG
- a CDS encoding eCIS core domain-containing protein has protein sequence MFSTVKKPETEVVQKKPMPNRTGIPSPMKQRFEAASGFSLDDVRVHYHSDQPARLHALAYTRGTQVHIAPGQERHLPHELSHVVQQKSGVVQPTAFINHIPVNASPALERQAERGISGVHFTSSAARTGCTVTQRLAIMAQVPLSEGEKVQFDKLIKVAEAEQCGSGAVDYASVRRLLHNDAPEICVNDPYEIIAFLGHAGPEFIGYMTPDSIVTTVKTILDNSEPLLKKDESAHSVGPASPDSATKMQTSWRGAIYLMGCQTGRAYRQDESQPLPPDQESLADKVKNCYNKSISPDVTDVVGTFLRLFAVSEDPDNEPFHGAYIDYTSQPNITALFGEASVNNLAHTPELVQVLRLIHDINGAFGTITKIVNVYLHTNASQTIWPMTGSDSSKMRQSALDYAFDSLPVLVNGLRVAKDKLPKGFSSNKALCSAMNADIKTIEDCVQRLQAALTQINALIHEIASTNHNPCESTDPNWQPSEKNLDEFIQNCNLAPISWRDSFPVFFHASYQYRYKQAVDSLVAAIPKDDSLMYRNYMSLDPSDVNSSISTISMEFSSVNESYHTKEAALGASYPST, from the coding sequence ATGTTTTCAACTGTAAAAAAGCCAGAGACCGAGGTCGTACAGAAAAAGCCCATGCCAAATCGAACTGGCATACCAAGCCCCATGAAGCAGCGCTTTGAAGCTGCATCCGGCTTTTCGCTGGATGATGTGCGCGTGCATTACCATTCGGATCAGCCCGCCCGCCTTCATGCGCTGGCCTATACGCGAGGCACCCAAGTACACATCGCCCCCGGACAAGAGCGCCATCTGCCGCACGAGTTAAGCCACGTGGTACAGCAGAAGTCAGGGGTTGTGCAGCCAACCGCATTTATCAATCATATTCCAGTCAACGCAAGTCCCGCATTAGAGCGGCAAGCCGAGCGAGGAATCAGCGGAGTGCATTTTACCTCCAGCGCCGCCAGAACCGGCTGCACCGTTACCCAGCGGCTGGCCATCATGGCGCAGGTTCCACTAAGCGAGGGAGAAAAAGTGCAGTTTGATAAGTTAATAAAGGTCGCGGAGGCTGAACAATGCGGTTCAGGCGCAGTAGATTATGCATCTGTGCGAAGGCTCTTGCATAATGATGCTCCCGAGATATGTGTTAATGATCCCTACGAAATAATCGCTTTTTTGGGCCACGCGGGCCCGGAATTTATTGGATATATGACTCCTGACAGCATTGTGACAACTGTGAAAACAATTTTAGATAACAGTGAACCGCTGCTGAAAAAGGATGAATCGGCGCATAGTGTCGGACCCGCTTCCCCCGATTCCGCAACAAAGATGCAAACCAGCTGGCGCGGAGCGATTTATCTGATGGGCTGTCAAACAGGACGGGCCTACCGGCAAGATGAGTCACAGCCTTTGCCGCCTGATCAGGAGTCTCTCGCGGACAAGGTGAAAAATTGTTATAACAAAAGCATCTCCCCCGATGTCACGGATGTGGTAGGTACATTTTTACGGTTATTTGCAGTATCGGAGGATCCCGATAATGAACCTTTTCACGGAGCCTATATAGACTATACAAGTCAGCCGAATATCACAGCACTTTTCGGCGAGGCATCCGTCAACAATTTGGCACACACCCCCGAACTGGTACAAGTATTACGTCTGATTCATGATATCAATGGCGCGTTTGGTACCATTACTAAGATAGTAAATGTCTATTTACACACAAATGCATCCCAAACGATCTGGCCAATGACAGGCAGTGATTCCAGTAAGATGCGGCAATCAGCTCTCGATTATGCATTCGACAGTCTTCCTGTATTAGTGAATGGCCTTCGCGTTGCGAAGGATAAACTTCCAAAAGGCTTTTCTTCTAATAAAGCCTTATGTTCCGCTATGAATGCAGATATTAAAACAATTGAAGACTGTGTACAACGTTTGCAGGCTGCCCTAACGCAAATTAATGCACTGATCCATGAAATTGCATCAACGAATCATAATCCGTGTGAAAGCACAGATCCGAATTGGCAACCGTCCGAAAAAAATTTAGATGAGTTTATCCAAAATTGCAACTTGGCTCCGATATCATGGCGGGACAGCTTTCCTGTGTTTTTTCATGCTTCTTATCAATATCGTTATAAGCAAGCCGTCGATTCACTCGTAGCCGCTATACCAAAGGATGATTCCCTCATGTACCGAAACTATATGTCTCTGGACCCATCAGATGTTAATTCGTCAATCTCTACAATTTCCATGGAATTTAGTTCAGTAAATGAATCGTACCATACGAAAGAAGCGGCCCTTGGCGCATCCTACCCCAGCACTTGA
- a CDS encoding glycoside hydrolase domain-containing protein, whose protein sequence is MAKGCDTTESLSFAQLQDLKQQNYGFVARYINGGWKQMHYEEARRISDNSLYVVSLYQEYNNEAKCFSDQTGISQAKRALKLAASLKQPHDTPIYFAVDFDADADEIRNQIMSYFSGVSACFADPAENPNHYLIGVYGSNAVCKAVKEHFGILKIFTMVAAASTGWGGNKNCSFDEWDLRQNRVDRMITLAGRVVEIDECESSGHGGGWRLG, encoded by the coding sequence ATGGCCAAAGGTTGCGATACAACGGAAAGCTTATCCTTCGCGCAGTTGCAGGATTTAAAGCAGCAGAACTATGGATTCGTCGCGCGTTATATTAACGGGGGATGGAAGCAAATGCATTATGAGGAAGCCAGACGTATTTCCGATAACAGCCTGTATGTGGTGTCCCTTTATCAGGAGTATAACAACGAAGCCAAGTGCTTTTCCGATCAGACGGGTATTTCACAGGCAAAACGGGCGCTCAAACTGGCAGCAAGCTTAAAGCAACCGCATGATACACCGATTTACTTCGCTGTGGATTTCGACGCCGACGCCGATGAAATACGCAATCAAATCATGTCCTATTTCAGTGGCGTAAGCGCATGCTTTGCGGACCCGGCGGAAAATCCGAATCACTATTTAATCGGCGTATATGGCTCGAACGCGGTCTGCAAGGCGGTAAAGGAGCATTTTGGTATACTCAAAATATTTACTATGGTAGCGGCGGCTTCCACCGGCTGGGGAGGAAACAAAAACTGTTCCTTCGACGAATGGGATTTGCGCCAAAACCGGGTGGATCGCATGATAACCCTTGCGGGCCGCGTGGTCGAAATAGACGAGTGCGAATCCTCCGGGCATGGCGGTGGCTGGCGATTGGGCTAA